The region AGAGCTATCAGAAAAAGGAATTACAGAGTATATGGGCAATTACGATTATTACCTTGAGAAGAAAAACCAAGTGGAAATTGAAGAAGAAGAGGATTTTAAAACCAAAACTCAGATTAAATTGGAAAGAAAAAAGGAAAGGGAAAAATTAGCCCAAGAAAAAAAGAGAAAGGAAGAGATATTTGCTATAGAAAAATCCATCGAAGAAATGGAAGGTAGAATAGAAGAATTGGACGAGTTGTTATGCGACCCAGAGCTTTATGAAGACCCAGATAAAGTCGTTGAATTGACTAAGCAAAGGGAAAAATTACAGCAAGAGCTGGATTCCCTATATGATACTTGGATAAAAATAACAGAATTTTAGTATCCCCAGATTTTCCCCAATTTATTCACAGAATCCACAGATTTATCCACAAGAGCTTGTCCCGTTTTTTAGACCTTAAATGAAGATTTCCACATTATCCACAAGTACTTATTGTAAACTAAACTCCTTTTGTGGCGATAATGTGGAAATATTGTTAATAATCATCCTTTTAACTCTAAATTTGGCTCCACGTTTAGATGGAAATTAGAAATATTTCCATTGATATAGTTAAAATAGGCAGCAGAACCAATCATGGCTGCATTATCAGTACAAAGAACTCTTGAAGGATAATAGATTTCAATTCCTTCTTCTTTTCCTCTATTTTTCATTAAATTTCGTAGCCCCTCATTTGCTGCTACTCCTCCAGCCATCACTATCTTATGGGATTTTCTTTCCTTTGCCAATTTAATGGACTTTTCCACAAGAACCTCTATTACCGCTTGTTGGAAACTAGCAGCCACATCTTCTACTATTATCTTTTCTCCCTTTTGCTTTGCTTGGTTCAAATAATTTAATACTGCAGTTTTTAACCCACTAAAGCTAAAATCATAGCTATTAGGCTCTAAAAATACCCTAGGAAAATCGATAGCTAAATTATTTCCTTCTTTGGCCAATTTATCAATTATAGGTCCTCCTGGATATGGCAAACCTAAAGCTCTAGCCACTTTATCGAAAGCTTCTCCTGCTGCATCATCTCTGGTTCTTCCCACCAGTTCATACTTAGTATATCCTTCTACCTGAACTAGATAGGTATGCCCTCCAGAAACTATTAAGCAGGTAAATGGAGGCTCTAAATCCTTAAACTCTATATAGTTAGCGCAGACATGTCCTTCTATATGGTTTACTCCCACTAGGGGCCTGTTAAGTGCATAAGCTATGGC is a window of Tepidimicrobium xylanilyticum DNA encoding:
- the tsaD gene encoding tRNA (adenosine(37)-N6)-threonylcarbamoyltransferase complex transferase subunit TsaD, which produces MNEDIITLAIETSCDETSCAVLRNGREVLSNIISSQIEIHQKFGGVVPEVASRKHIENINIIIQQALEKAGVTFKDVDLVGVTQGPGLVGALLVGISSAKAIAYALNRPLVGVNHIEGHVCANYIEFKDLEPPFTCLIVSGGHTYLVQVEGYTKYELVGRTRDDAAGEAFDKVARALGLPYPGGPIIDKLAKEGNNLAIDFPRVFLEPNSYDFSFSGLKTAVLNYLNQAKQKGEKIIVEDVAASFQQAVIEVLVEKSIKLAKERKSHKIVMAGGVAANEGLRNLMKNRGKEEGIEIYYPSRVLCTDNAAMIGSAAYFNYINGNISNFHLNVEPNLELKG